A window of Myxococcales bacterium contains these coding sequences:
- a CDS encoding transposase: IDQYVRWYNEKRIHSALGYRTPNEVEAAYLTLKAA, from the coding sequence CCATCGACCAATATGTCCGCTGGTACAATGAAAAACGAATCCACTCGGCGCTCGGTTACCGGACGCCGAACGAGGTCGAAGCGGCTTACCTCACCCTAAAAGCCGCCTAA